One Jeotgalicoccus saudimassiliensis DNA window includes the following coding sequences:
- a CDS encoding nuclease-related domain-containing protein, with amino-acid sequence MYLNDRNTTPELLHYRTLERRLVFDKGNLRIYENGFLGECLYDKLFDEVGHDNLYIFRDVYLTAGKSGAQYDSIIISGDNVTVNEIKNYSGEYSFTDGRLVKNNEVVPDNPFTQVDRAVSKLYRIFRGLSGRVPVEITGKVIFPNDDFRLYSEDHSIWKNVVIRMDMKKYFRQFKGTYNTDRADRIISLIRANMTPNPYFNGSPDTARVKKGLYCGECGGFELKKGRFQLTCTKCGTIESNETHLLRAMSDHKFLYYNQPMTKRSLLELIDCELHNITVLRALQKHCDVTKKGRQTSYLFKYYDYDDAIKNVRKFQRYKDKSGEFI; translated from the coding sequence ATGTATTTAAACGACAGAAATACGACACCTGAGCTCCTGCATTACAGAACACTCGAAAGACGGCTTGTATTCGATAAGGGGAATTTGAGGATTTATGAGAACGGCTTTCTCGGAGAGTGTTTATACGATAAACTCTTTGACGAAGTCGGGCATGATAATCTTTATATTTTCCGTGACGTTTATCTTACTGCAGGAAAAAGCGGCGCACAGTATGACAGTATTATTATTTCCGGCGACAATGTAACGGTAAATGAAATTAAAAATTACAGCGGAGAGTACTCTTTTACAGACGGGCGGCTCGTTAAAAATAATGAAGTTGTGCCGGACAATCCGTTTACCCAGGTCGACCGTGCAGTAAGCAAACTGTACCGCATATTCAGGGGATTGAGCGGGAGAGTGCCTGTTGAAATAACCGGAAAAGTCATATTCCCAAACGATGACTTCAGACTGTATTCCGAAGATCACTCCATCTGGAAGAATGTCGTCATCCGTATGGACATGAAGAAATACTTCAGACAGTTTAAAGGCACATACAACACTGACCGTGCTGACCGGATCATCTCACTCATCCGGGCGAACATGACTCCAAATCCGTATTTTAACGGCAGTCCGGATACGGCCCGGGTCAAAAAAGGACTGTATTGCGGAGAGTGCGGCGGATTTGAGCTGAAGAAAGGGAGATTCCAGTTAACATGTACAAAGTGCGGTACAATAGAAAGCAATGAAACACATCTGCTTCGAGCCATGAGTGATCATAAATTTTTATATTACAATCAGCCGATGACCAAACGGTCATTACTGGAGCTTATAGATTGCGAGCTTCACAATATTACAGTATTGCGTGCACTTCAGAAACATTGTGATGTAACGAAGAAGGGAAGGCAAACCTCATATCTGTTTAAATACTACGATTATGATGATGCGATTAAAAACGTGCGGAAATTCCAAAGATATAAAGATAAATCCGGAGAATTTATTTAG
- the pnp gene encoding polyribonucleotide nucleotidyltransferase, whose translation MNEQTKQVFETEWGGRPLIIEYGEMAKQASGSVLVRYGDTVVLSTATASKEPKNIGFFPLTVAYEEKMYAAGKVPGGFNKREGRPSEDATLTSRLIDRPIRPLFPDGYRHDVQVMSMVLSVDNDASPQMAAMLGSSMALSVSDIPFDGPIAGVTVGLIDGEFIINPTTEQLEQSELELQVAGTYDAVNMVEAAAQEVPEDIMLQAILFGHKNIQELVQFQNEIIEQINPLKREVTIEQINEEYRAQITAQAEAMDLYAKIQENDKQTREENITAVKQSIIDSIDEDAEDYDLLVADASTVFDDLVKAEVRRLITDDKVRPDGREPAEIRPLNSQVGLLPRTHGSALFTRGQTQALSVATLGGLGEHQIIDGLGVEENKRYMHHYNFPNFSVGETGPIRGPGRREIGHGALGERALLQVIPNETEFPYTIRVVSEVLESNGSSSQASICGSTLALMDAGVPIKAPVAGIAMGLVKKGENYTILSDIQGMEDALGDMDFKVAGTPKGITAIQMDIKIDGLSKSILEEALEQARIGRLHILENMLATIDTPRSELSAHAPKVEVMHIKPAKIRDVIGPGGKKINEIIDETGVKLDIEQDGTVYIGSSDQDAIKAARKIIEDITREAEVGEIYEGEVRRIEKFGAFVQLFPGKDALVHISQLDTSRVNKVEDIVKEGDKMRVKVTEIDRQGRVNASRKVLLEAAKENKED comes from the coding sequence ATGAATGAACAGACTAAACAAGTGTTTGAAACTGAGTGGGGCGGTCGCCCGCTTATTATAGAGTACGGGGAAATGGCTAAGCAGGCGAGTGGTTCTGTACTTGTACGTTACGGCGATACAGTAGTACTCTCTACAGCAACAGCGTCGAAAGAACCGAAGAACATCGGTTTCTTCCCGTTAACAGTAGCTTACGAAGAGAAGATGTACGCAGCAGGGAAAGTCCCGGGCGGCTTTAACAAGCGTGAAGGGCGTCCGAGTGAAGATGCTACGCTGACGAGCCGTTTAATCGACAGACCGATTCGTCCGTTATTCCCGGACGGTTACCGTCACGATGTACAGGTAATGTCGATGGTACTATCTGTCGACAATGATGCTTCTCCGCAAATGGCAGCAATGCTCGGATCTTCAATGGCGCTAAGCGTATCGGATATTCCGTTTGACGGACCGATTGCTGGTGTTACTGTAGGTTTAATCGACGGGGAGTTTATCATCAACCCGACAACTGAACAGCTCGAACAGTCGGAGCTTGAACTTCAGGTTGCGGGTACTTACGATGCGGTAAACATGGTTGAAGCAGCGGCACAGGAAGTTCCTGAAGATATTATGTTACAGGCGATTCTTTTCGGTCACAAAAACATTCAGGAGCTTGTTCAGTTCCAGAACGAAATTATTGAACAGATCAATCCTCTCAAACGTGAAGTGACAATCGAACAGATTAACGAAGAGTACCGCGCACAGATTACAGCACAGGCTGAAGCGATGGATCTTTACGCTAAGATTCAGGAAAATGATAAACAGACACGCGAAGAAAATATTACTGCGGTGAAGCAGAGCATTATCGACAGTATCGACGAAGATGCTGAGGACTACGACTTATTAGTTGCGGATGCATCAACAGTATTCGACGATCTTGTTAAAGCTGAAGTGCGCCGTCTGATTACTGACGATAAAGTACGTCCTGACGGCCGTGAGCCTGCGGAAATCCGTCCGTTAAATTCACAGGTTGGATTACTGCCGCGTACACACGGTTCTGCGTTATTTACACGCGGGCAGACTCAGGCGTTATCTGTAGCAACACTCGGCGGTCTTGGTGAACACCAGATTATCGACGGGCTCGGCGTTGAAGAGAACAAACGCTACATGCACCACTATAACTTCCCGAACTTCTCAGTCGGTGAAACTGGTCCGATCCGCGGACCGGGACGCCGCGAAATCGGTCACGGTGCATTAGGAGAACGTGCATTACTGCAGGTTATTCCAAACGAAACGGAATTCCCGTACACAATCCGTGTCGTATCTGAAGTACTTGAATCAAACGGTTCATCTTCACAGGCATCAATCTGCGGATCGACACTTGCGTTAATGGATGCTGGTGTACCGATTAAAGCACCGGTTGCAGGTATCGCAATGGGTCTTGTTAAAAAAGGTGAGAATTACACAATTCTTTCCGACATCCAGGGCATGGAAGATGCGCTTGGAGACATGGACTTTAAAGTAGCAGGTACACCGAAAGGTATTACTGCAATTCAGATGGACATTAAAATCGACGGCCTGAGCAAATCTATTCTGGAGGAAGCTCTGGAACAGGCGCGCATCGGACGTCTGCACATTTTAGAAAATATGCTTGCAACAATCGACACGCCGCGCAGCGAATTATCAGCACATGCGCCGAAAGTTGAAGTAATGCATATTAAACCTGCGAAGATCCGCGACGTTATCGGACCGGGTGGTAAGAAAATCAACGAAATTATCGACGAAACAGGCGTTAAACTGGACATCGAACAGGATGGTACTGTGTACATCGGTTCAAGCGACCAGGATGCCATCAAAGCAGCGCGTAAAATTATCGAAGATATTACACGCGAAGCGGAAGTCGGCGAAATCTACGAAGGTGAAGTACGCCGTATCGAGA